TCTCCAAGTACATTTTCTTCTGGAACTTTTACGTCTTCAAGCATTATTTCAGCTGTATGTGAAGCTTTTAACCCGGTAGTTTCTATTCTGCTAACAGTCTTCACTCCCCATTCTCTTTCAACAATAAATACTGTTATACCTTTCCATTTAGCCTTAGGATCTGGAGGAGAAGTTCTAGCAGTTATTAAATAGTAATCAGCAACATCCCCATTTGTGATAAACATCTTTCTCGCATTTAGAACATAGTGATCGTTAACTTTTTTTGCAGTGGACTTAATTCCAGCTACATCAGATCCTGCATCTGGTTCAGTATTGCAGAAAGCAGCTATTTTTTCACCCTTAGCTGTATCCCTTAAATATCTCTTTTTCAAACTCTCGTTACCCCACTTTAGAATAGCCTGGTTGAACATCCACTGAATAAGAAAGAAAGTTGAGAAAGAAGTCCAAATTCTACTTAATTCCTCAGCAGTAACCAAAAGTGATAAATAATCAGCACCTTGTCCATTATATTCTGTGGGTACATCAAGTCCGTAAAGTCCTAAATCTTTAGCCCTTTCTTTAAGATCTTTAGGAAAATCCCTTTCTACCTCTCCCTTGTCTACGTATTTTTTCACTTCGTTTTCAGCAAACTCCCTTACAGCATTCCTTAATAATTCATGATCTTGAGTTAAATCTATAGTAAAATCCTCTATTGACTTTAAAGGGAATACCATCACATATAAATGCATCTAATAACTAAAAAATGTTAAGCAAATAATATTAATGAGTTAAAATCTTGTATTTTTTGATGAATATAGTAACTTGTTTTAAAATAGTTCCCGACGATACTTTAATTAAAATAGTCGGAGACAAACTAGACTTAAACGTTCCTCCAAAAATTAGTACATATGATAAAAATGCAATTGAAGAAGCTGTTAGGATAAAGGAGAAATATGGAGGAAAAGCGATAGGAGTTACTGCTGGAAATACAGACAGAAAAAGTATTAGAGAAGCACTAGCTATGGGTTTAGATGAGGTAATAGCAATAAACATGAAGGAGCCAGACGTAATGACAACTGCTGAGGCAATAGCTGAAACTATTTCACCAATAAAACCTGATATAATTCTTACTGGAGAATCTACCACTGATAGTAGTACATCAGTATTTTCCTCCTATCTCGCTTCACTCTTAAATTATCCCGTAGTCACTTATGCTAAGTCGATTACAATTGAAGGTAATAAAGTAAGGGTTGAGAGGAATTTGACAACATTCCAAGAGATTGTAGAGACGGATTTACCGGCAATAATTTCCGTTGTAGGTGAGATAAATACTCCTAGAATACCTAGTGTTAAGCAGATACTTGAGTCGTCAAAAAAGCCAGTGAAAAATATTGATTATAATAAACAGCCAAAGGTGAAAATTGTTAATGTTTCGCCATATGTAATAACTAGGAAAAAGATTATAATTGAAGGTAAAATGGAAGAAGCTGTAGATAAACTTCTCAATTATTTATCTCAAGAAGGTGTTTTATGATGAAGATTGTAGTATATTCTGAAGATATAGATTATATAAAGACAGCTGTCTCATATTTTCCTAACGAACATGTCATAGGGATAAGTAATAAGACAACCAAAGTTGTAGATGAGTTACATATACTTGATGATATAAATGAGGAATTTATTGCCAATTATATAGCATCATTGAAACCTGATGTGGTCATTACTGGAAGTACTAAGAGGGATAAGACTGTAGCTGGGGCAGTTGCTGGTTTGTTAAGATATCCAATAATAACTGATGTTATCGATCTCTCTAATAATAAAGCTAAAAGAGTAGTTTATAGTGGAATGGGAATAGCTGAAATTGAGTTTTCTTATCCTGTAGTATTAACAGTAAGTAAGAAAAACGTTGAAGTGAAAGAGAAGGAAAGCAAAATAATACAAGTTAAAACTGAGATGAAAAGAA
The sequence above is drawn from the Sulfurisphaera tokodaii str. 7 genome and encodes:
- a CDS encoding electron transfer flavoprotein subunit beta/FixA family protein — encoded protein: MNIVTCFKIVPDDTLIKIVGDKLDLNVPPKISTYDKNAIEEAVRIKEKYGGKAIGVTAGNTDRKSIREALAMGLDEVIAINMKEPDVMTTAEAIAETISPIKPDIILTGESTTDSSTSVFSSYLASLLNYPVVTYAKSITIEGNKVRVERNLTTFQEIVETDLPAIISVVGEINTPRIPSVKQILESSKKPVKNIDYNKQPKVKIVNVSPYVITRKKIIIEGKMEEAVDKLLNYLSQEGVL
- a CDS encoding electron transfer flavoprotein subunit alpha/FixB family protein; its protein translation is MKIVVYSEDIDYIKTAVSYFPNEHVIGISNKTTKVVDELHILDDINEEFIANYIASLKPDVVITGSTKRDKTVAGAVAGLLRYPIITDVIDLSNNKAKRVVYSGMGIAEIEFSYPVVLTVSKKNVEVKEKESKIIQVKTEMKRIRRVEIKSKGESTVDLSSAQIIVSVGRGIGSKENIKYAEELAKALGGALGGSRPVTAELGWLPEDRQIGLSGNKVKPKLYIALGISGQPQHLAGIKDAKIIVAVNKDKSAPIVENADYIIIGDAIEFCQVMTEKVKKK
- a CDS encoding acyl-CoA dehydrogenase family protein; translation: MVFPLKSIEDFTIDLTQDHELLRNAVREFAENEVKKYVDKGEVERDFPKDLKERAKDLGLYGLDVPTEYNGQGADYLSLLVTAEELSRIWTSFSTFFLIQWMFNQAILKWGNESLKKRYLRDTAKGEKIAAFCNTEPDAGSDVAGIKSTAKKVNDHYVLNARKMFITNGDVADYYLITARTSPPDPKAKWKGITVFIVEREWGVKTVSRIETTGLKASHTAEIMLEDVKVPEENVLGEVDMGFKYAVESFDYARTIVSSQAIGIAQQAFEKLVNYSLQRTAFEKKLAEFELVQQKVSESLDDLETSRLLTYWAGTLYKRGRMQEYIIAASLAKFHSTEAAERIVMRAMTVHGGYGVSVSTGLERLLRDLQILKTYEGTNDIQRISAARQFYYRFMGVKV